Proteins encoded within one genomic window of Setaria italica strain Yugu1 chromosome IV, Setaria_italica_v2.0, whole genome shotgun sequence:
- the LOC101774722 gene encoding 1-aminocyclopropane-1-carboxylate oxidase homolog 4 isoform X1, which produces MASPSAPAAQSDRAALLKAFDEACTGVRGLVESGVSSVPALFVHPDPYASAPLAPPGVSIPVVDLSLPAPAAAAAAAEAARSWGFFHLINHYQALGVPEDYPARALAAVRAFNELPAAERSAHYGRSMVGGVSYFSNVDLFRTSAASWRDTVQIAFGPQRADPARIPAVCREELLEWDAHATAVGRALLGLLSEGLGLGSTRLEEASCLEGRVMVCHYYPVCPEPERTMGIVPHTDPGGLTVLAQDCVGGLQVKQTDDDGASYWVDVKPVPGALVINVGDLLQIMSNDKYKSVDHRVIMNTREEARVSIGIFFNPGKRGDSDFYGPLPELVSSDNPSKYRNFTMPEFLGAFFRRDLASKALVDYFKL; this is translated from the exons ATGGCGTCCCCCTCCGCTCCGGCAGCCCAGTCTGACCGCGCCGCGCTCCTCAAAGCCTTCGACGAGGCCTGCACGGGCGTCCGCGGCCTCGTCGAGTCCGGCGTCTCCTCCGTCCCCGCGCTCTTCGTGCACCCGGACCCCTACGCCTCCGCGCCGCTCGCGCCCCCGGGCGTCTCCATCCCCGTCGTCGACCTCTCActccccgcgcccgccgccgccgccgccgccgccgaagccgcccGCAGCTGGGGCTTCTTCCACCTCATCAACCACTACCAGGCCCTCGGCGTCCCAGAGGACTACCCCGCGCGggcgctcgccgccgtgcgcgccttCAACGAGCTCCCGGCCGCCGAGCGCTCCGCGCACTACGGCCGCTCCATGGTCGGCGGGGTCTCGTACTTCTCCAACGTCGATCTGTTCCGGACCTCCGCCGCGAGCTGGCGCGACACCGTCCAGATCGCGTTCGGGCCCCAGCGGGCTGACCCGGCGCGCATCCCGGCCGTCTGCCGCGAAGAGCTGCTCGAGTGGGAcgcgcacgccaccgccgtGGGGCGCGCCCTGCTGGGGCTCCTCTCCGAGGGGCTTGGGCTCGGGTCGACGAGGCTGGAGGAGGCTTCCTGCCTCGAGGGCAGGGTCATGGTCTGCCACTACTACCCGGTGTGCCCCGAGCCCGAGCGCACCATGGGCATCGTCCCGCACACAGACCCCGGCGGGCTCACCGTCCTCGCGCAGGATTGTGTGGGTGGTCTGCAGGTGAAGCAAACGGATGATGATGGGGCGAGCTACTGGGTGGATGTGAAGCCTGTGCCCGGTGCGCTTGTAATCAACGTCGGGGACCTTTTGCAG ATCATGTCTAATGATAAGTACAAGAGTGTCGACCATCGGGTGATTATGAATACACGTGAAGAAGCAAGAGTTTCAATTGGAATATTTTTCAATCCTGGGAAGAGAGGGGACTCAGATTTTTATGGACCATTACCAGAGTTGGTTTCTTCAGATAACCCCTCAAAATACAGGAATTTTACCATGCCTGAGTTTCTGGGGGCCTTCTTTAGACGAGACCTTGCGAGCAAAGCTCTAGTTGATTACTTCAAATTGTAA
- the LOC101774722 gene encoding 1-aminocyclopropane-1-carboxylate oxidase homolog 1 isoform X2, with the protein MASPSAPAAQSDRAALLKAFDEACTGVRGLVESGVSSVPALFVHPDPYASAPLAPPGVSIPVVDLSLPAPAAAAAAAEAARSWGFFHLINHYQALGVPEDYPARALAAVRAFNELPAAERSAHYGRSMVGGVSYFSNVDLFRTSAASWRDTVQIAFGPQRADPARIPAVCREELLEWDAHATAVGRALLGLLSEGLGLGSTRLEEASCLEGRVMVCHYYPVCPEPERTMGIVPHTDPGGLTVLAQDCVGGLQVKQTDDDGASYWVDVKPVPGALVINVGDLLQAV; encoded by the exons ATGGCGTCCCCCTCCGCTCCGGCAGCCCAGTCTGACCGCGCCGCGCTCCTCAAAGCCTTCGACGAGGCCTGCACGGGCGTCCGCGGCCTCGTCGAGTCCGGCGTCTCCTCCGTCCCCGCGCTCTTCGTGCACCCGGACCCCTACGCCTCCGCGCCGCTCGCGCCCCCGGGCGTCTCCATCCCCGTCGTCGACCTCTCActccccgcgcccgccgccgccgccgccgccgccgaagccgcccGCAGCTGGGGCTTCTTCCACCTCATCAACCACTACCAGGCCCTCGGCGTCCCAGAGGACTACCCCGCGCGggcgctcgccgccgtgcgcgccttCAACGAGCTCCCGGCCGCCGAGCGCTCCGCGCACTACGGCCGCTCCATGGTCGGCGGGGTCTCGTACTTCTCCAACGTCGATCTGTTCCGGACCTCCGCCGCGAGCTGGCGCGACACCGTCCAGATCGCGTTCGGGCCCCAGCGGGCTGACCCGGCGCGCATCCCGGCCGTCTGCCGCGAAGAGCTGCTCGAGTGGGAcgcgcacgccaccgccgtGGGGCGCGCCCTGCTGGGGCTCCTCTCCGAGGGGCTTGGGCTCGGGTCGACGAGGCTGGAGGAGGCTTCCTGCCTCGAGGGCAGGGTCATGGTCTGCCACTACTACCCGGTGTGCCCCGAGCCCGAGCGCACCATGGGCATCGTCCCGCACACAGACCCCGGCGGGCTCACCGTCCTCGCGCAGGATTGTGTGGGTGGTCTGCAGGTGAAGCAAACGGATGATGATGGGGCGAGCTACTGGGTGGATGTGAAGCCTGTGCCCGGTGCGCTTGTAATCAACGTCGGGGACCTTTTGCAG GCCGTATAG